In Enoplosus armatus isolate fEnoArm2 chromosome 16, fEnoArm2.hap1, whole genome shotgun sequence, the genomic window AGTTAAACACTTGTGAGGGatggaacaaacaaaaataactaGATGGTTTAatctctcatcctcttcctcctcaatgGGTTGACCTGGTCTGGCATGTCCAGTTTGTCTCTAGCATTAAACCTCTTCCACTCCGGAAAATGCATCTGTGACACTCTTTAACTGAACACATATTGAACTACGTTCGACCCTGTTCAGGCGTCGACCGCTGACACGTTTCTTCTGTCGTCTCCGACAAAGACGGAGATGTAGGATCAGCGAGAGAAGACCTCCGTAAAGCCCTCTGTGTTTGTAGTAATAACAGTATGAatactacgtgtgtgtgtgtgtgtgtgtgtgtgtgtgtgtgtccacaggtCTCAGTCTGGTGGTTGGTCTGGTCTTGTATATCTCCAGTATTAATGACGAGGTGATGAACCGACCCAGAGAGCCAGAGCAGTTCTTCCACTACCGCTACGGCTGGTCCTTTGCCTTCGCCGCCTCCTCCTTCCTGCTTAAAGAGGTGACAGGagaacaatacacacacacacacacacacacacacacacacacacacacacacacactgcagatgtgttcaagtaaacacaaaaacacacacactgagcagttCACAGTGACATTAATATGTACTGATGCTTAACATTTACTGACGCTACGTAACTGACAAAAGAGTTTATGTGCacggacgcacacacacacacgcacacacacacacacgcacacacacacacacacacacacacccacacacgcacacacacacacacacacacagacaaattgTTTGAAATCTGTCTTGGATGTCGACCAACCGCTGTTTGGCAAAACACACTCaagcatgtgtacacacacacacacacacacacacattgcttgTAGCTTGCTGAAATGCAGACTTAttcagctaaacacacacacacacacacacacacacatttaaaaagtgccTGCGTAGGAGCCCGTCATTCTGCCTGCATCAATATTCATAAATGTTAATAGCTTGGATACTTGAGGGCAGCAGCTCTGTCGCAGCGCAGCTTCATGTGCATTAGAATATTCCtcgctgggggggggggctctaccAGCTAGTCCTTCTCGAtccttcactcctctctcttcatctcagTCCTCCTCTTCTgactcctctcttttcctcctccagtctcctctctctctctctccatgtcctcTACTTTTGtctattctcttttcttttctctccagttCTTTAATCCTCTGTTGTTCCTTCCCCTCTCTTGTCTTCTCCTCTtatctcctcccctctcctcccctctcctctcgcCTCCTGTCCTTCCATCTtatctcctctttgtctctcttcttcttcttttttctcctcccgtCATCTTGTAGTATTTcgtcctcctctcttgtccttcTCAGCGTTCATCTGTCCCTCTCTCATCTTCTATCTTGTCTGTTCTTCCATCCTTTCATCTCCCCTCCTTTTCGTCTCTGTTGTGTCTTCCTTCATCCACTTTTTTGTCTAATCTCCACTGGAGCTGCAAAACGTGGgatttttcacaaacacactttctctctcacacacaaacacgttcaTCAGCATCCTGAAGTTTAAAGGCGGTTGTAGCGATGATGTTGTGGATGAATAGTGAATGAGCTGTGAATGCTCAGCGGATGCCCGagtgaaaacatgaatacattctTGGTAATGGCTCATTCCACAGAGGAGCACCAAGCCTTTTTGTCAACTCTCTGCAAAATGGATTTATTAGATTTTTCCCCTCCTGATGGCGGTGTCTTGCAGTTCAGGGAGGAGGATGGTGctgattctgatgttttatagaagCTTTTTTCATCAGAGAATTTGCTGAAAAGTCTACAGCTCATTTTGATTCCCCGTGGTAACACAGATGGAAATAGACAGGACTCTCTTCAAAATACCgtttgatgtatttatttatctatcagATCAACTGCATCAGAAACTATACAGCCAGAGCTGTTTGTAAAATGATCAATTACAAACTAAATGGCATCCAGGAGGTAAAAGGGGTCAAACGATTTATTTCATATGAAAACGTATaatgtttatacattttaagaCAATAACTTCATGTTTCCCAGTGGGGAAGTTGTCTTGAGTATCCGCCCAATATACTGTCAATATACTAATAAACATAAGAgcataacataaaacaaaaacagagaataacagaacaataaatgaataaatgaagtgcCTACAGGagtgcattaaaaacaacataaaaactgtaataaaaactAGAAAGCACCCGCAAGACATTCTCCAGGGACTCACAATCCTCTCAACTTATTTGTTTAGAAATGTTTGTTATATTTACGGTAAATGGCGTCTTTCAAACACCATGTCGTCTCTTATAAACTTGAAGTCTCCGAACCCAGTCTGAGATTACccagatgacatcatcagggggGGTTTTCTCAGCCTGTAAAAATCTGCAGTGAGGTAGAAGTGTACTGCAGGGTGTGTCAGTGCgccatgacatcactgctgggtgaAGTCAGAGGTGCAACAGACTTGAAACTCTGAACTACAGAGGGCAgagaaacactgcttttcagctgGTTTTGAAGTAGTCTAACTACACGCTAGATTTTGGAAGAAGGAAAAGCAAACGTTTGCATCTGTGGCTTGAAAGTCACATCCAATATCACAGCTGTGATGCGGTCTGGTGGTGTCTGTTgtacctgtaaccacacccaccTGTGACGTGATGTGATACTATAGTGCCGTGCTACATCGCTGCTGCACAAGGTGTGGGGAAAAAGCATGTTGTCAGGTGCAGTTACTCTTCCTGGATCCTGAACAGCATCTTAACTTTTAAAACTACTTGAGAAAGACGTACGTATGTGACATTCCAGTAACCATCGTATCTTTGTATGTACCGATGCGTCTCTGTCCCAGGGTGCAGGAGTGATGTCCGTGTACCTCTTCATGAAGCGCTATGCTGAGGAGGAGCTGTACAGGCCTCATCCCGCCCTCTACCGCCCCCGCATGTCCGACTGCAGCGACTACAGCGGCCAGTTCCTCCATCCAGACTCCTGGCCTCCACCACAGCGGGGCCGCAGCGCCTCTGAAGTCTCCTCCGACATCTCCATCCAGCTCAACCAGACTCCACCTCCGCAGCAGCCACCCAAAGGGGGCAGCAGCTCCCAGCCGACGCCCACTTCCTCTGGGCCTTCGTCGGCGGCCAGCTACCAGCTCCAgccggcctcctcctcctccacctcctcctcttacCCACACCCCCTCCACCTGGCTGCCACCTCCACCCTACCCAGAGCATCCCACGGCCACGGCCACCCTCAGCCACACCCCCACCCGAGCGGGCCCCCGCCCCAGTCCCTGCCAATGGCGGGGCCACCCTCAGCCGTGCCTCCTCCCCGCTATCACACGCACATGCGGATGAGCGCCTCGCCATGCTAGGCTACATACGCAGGGAAGGGGAGGGAAAACACAACTGGGGAGATTAGATTGGCTCCGTTACAGCTCTTACACACcacaagacaacaaacacacacacacaaacacaaatcttgTATCCTCAAAACGTGTGGGAGGAGGGACGCAGCCGAGTGGATGAAGGAGGGAGGTTTAAGGAGATCAAAAGGAGgcgagaaggaaagaaaagaggggaggagaggaggagaggcaggtgGGCGGAGGGATGACTCACTGCTGATGCCGAGCCTGAGACGAAGAGAGACACTTAACAAAACTTTTAACACGCTGGGAGGCAACATGGGAGGGGAGGAGTGAGGGATACGATGATTAGTAGCAACAAGACGTTTGTGGGGTTTCTGACGGGTACATTTATCATCAGGGCAACAGTGTGAAGCAGCGCAGGATACAGGAAGCTGAATCATTTCCAAAACGCTGCCCATTCACCAAAAGAACTAACAAGTTAAACAATATATCTGGCTGTAAATGTATCATCCTTTCATCAAACAAGGACTAAAGATGCCTGCTTTTCTTTGAAAGGACGATTCAAACcttcatatttttttgtaattccaTGGACATGGTTGGGAAGGTTACAAATGTTGAAACCATGAGAGCGAAATCTATAAAAACTTAATTATAAATCTAAGTAGGCGGTAGACTGCTGTTAGGGTGAATACACATGACAACGAAAACACAAGATGATTAACTTCTTCAACAAGTTGTATTCTGCAGTGAAAAATATTCAGGATGCAAAATAGAATATATAAAAGTCAAACTGTGCTTCTGTTGAAGAGATATACAATATATGATGATGTCTCATGGCATATTCTGAATGATTTGTAGCAACAGTCATATTGAAGGTATCTCTCACTATTTTCAAATTTCACCTGGAAAAGCCCAGAATTGCAGAGTATACAGGTGCCTTCAGACGGCAACAAACATAAACGGTATTTTCAGTTCCCAAAAAAAGCCAGAAATGTCTCTTTAGAATGAAATGAGTTCAGTTTACTGTGCAAGTTTGTAGAAATTATCTGTAtcacaaataaaagcaacagaaaCCTGTTTGAGAATGACAGCAGtgtatttaaataaacagaatatgTCTGAAATTATATATGTGTTTAATTCATGTACAGAAAACATTATTCACGTAAAATCATGAATTACCTCTGAGACATATCAAGACTctgttttcagatttgttttgtaaattaaaaacatgcGTTCTGTTACTTCCCAACCGTGTTCATGAAAAACTatatttgaaaagaaacagGGAAAATATCAATATGATAAAGAATGTTATGTTATTAATAATCAGTATTGCTTACAACCTTTGCCCATGTACCATGACCTCCAAACACAACTATTATATACACAATCAGAGGTAAACTGTATATGCATAGAGATTTATACTTAAACTGTATAGAaattcttcttcctctctcctacacggaaacaaatgttacaaaaacataaacGTCTATCGTGGGGTGTAaatattacagtatgttttaggTGTTTTAGCTATTGAATTTTCTAAGCAGTTTGTATTTTAGAGGGAAGCTTTGGGGATgaatgttcaacattttgtgaaatgaaacCGAAGACGTAACTGAGAGACTTTTTAAAGTGCCGAGCGCAGCTGGAAAACTTCTGTCGGAGCTTCGGGAGGTTTCTGTAACATTAGCGTTGGGCGAACAGGGACTGTCTGTTTCCACGGTGATCACCCATGGTACAATCAAAATGGCTGCCTTGGAGTTTTGACGCTGTTGCCGTGGACGTGAGAATTACATCACATGGTACACGCAGACATTAGAAACCAGATCTCTTAAAGCCAGGTTCTGATTGCATTCAATATTAATCCAATCAGTTCAGaaaatatcataaaacattGCAGCATATAATTACGGTAGATTGTCAGTGGAAAGTTTCAGATTTTGAGCACTTTGAAAAGTATTTTCCTGCCAACTTCCATTGTGTTGATGTTATCCCCGACAGTTTTACCCAGAATGATGAACTCCCAATTCAAAGAAGTaaaggttgttttgtttttgtctgtttatttgaatgacGATGTGCTTCCTGAACTGACAGATTTGAAATGGAATCTAACTCTTCCTGGTTTTATATTGGGATAAGGATTAGACGGTTTACATAAAGAATAGATGGAAGTACAGACATGGCACTTTGATGAACACGTGGTAACATGGGAAGCAAACTGAAAACGGTGACAGATGGCTTTGCATTCCAATTTAACTTCGGTTTTCATCTATTACTAATGTCATTAGCTCAGCCACCATTAATTGACATCTTTTCACACACTTACTTTGGGTCCAGACaacattattacagtatttatttcagAGGTGAAAGATCCTTTGCCTTGTGATAATTTGGTTGAAAGTTTAGCCGATGTGTTTAGTGGGGGTGGGGCTGGGAATAGTTGAGCGACTCCCCACTGAAAACTATTCATTTTTGGAGCTTATAAAGTGAGAGTTTGTATGACAGCACTTTCCCAAAACTTAATACTTCTAGTTGaaaactcaaggtccacttacttgcttattctggagcttttgaccatatCACATGGCCCTTATTAGCGTATTAGATTAAATTTAGGTTCAATGAAACTGTAGTGATTCTGATTGTGAGCACCTCCAGCACCTCTTCTCCATGTTGACTCAACAGGTccttcttgaccttgaaaatgacagttgacaaaacaatccgGGGCGCCCACATACTTTTGTATGAGttgattgacattttttttatatctacACGCGGACAACATGACATTGTCAACGGGAGATTTTCAGTTTGACTCCCATCGAAGTTCTCATGTTGCACAGTGACTTAAAGTGACGAACTAGCTTGTTTTTGTAGCATATTAACAATCGTGCCCGGCATAGGGCATTGTTTGTAGCCATTTGTAGACCTACGGGGGGGGGAAATGTTAAGCTTACAACCTGTGGTACTGTTAAAGAAAAACGGTGTAGCAAATTAACTGCGGTGTTGGCATCTTTTATGAATATTTGCTGTGTGGAAAATCATTTAGTAGCTGAGTATGAGAGCTTTTGCTGATGTTTTGAGATGTTTATTTTAATTGCCAAAGCTGAGCATTCGTGCTGTGtagtgagcacacacaaacaagacacacacagagatatatTTATGTAGCTGACTTctgaggagttttttttttcctgatacaAATAAATCCGAACCAACGGTGTTTTTCTGAGGACAtcacagcagagaagcagagctCTGATGCAGCGAATCACGTTTTGAAGTGTTTACTTCCTTTGTTCAATGCAGACATTTCTTCAAACTGTGATTAAGGTGTAAATATTCATACTGAACACGCTGTATGCAGTCTACCCAAGACGTGTTTACATACAAAGGTAGAGAAGTTTACATGCTCATATATGTTTTGAGTCCAATAACATTTGACTGACTCAACACGTGTCAAAAAAACGACCATATAATTCATGTGAGTTTGAATagagtttgttttcacactcctgtaaatgtgctgtttgCAGGAGTGTGGTTTTATCTGCCAGCAGTGTTTTGTTAAGTTTAAAACCAATAAAGCTTGCCTGGTTCCAGCCTCctatttgcttcttttttaaatcatatttactcatttaaatttgaattcaaGCAGCGGTTAGAAAGCATGTTTGTACGTAACTCACATTTGGTGGTTCAGTGCTAACTTCTGTTCTTTGAGTAGAACAGGTTGCGATGACAGCTTATAGTGCAatttaaaaaagtgacaaaattaaTTTTcgggggagagaaaaacaacacaatcttCGGGTGGTGTCTGTAAAACGTAGTTTAGGTACTTGATCTTTCCTTCAGAAACATGCAGactttgttttatctgtatttatataAAGGAGCAGGAACGTTTTTCAGACCGTATAATGGTCCTGTTTAAGATACGTTCTACACAATGCATTGTGGGGGATATAAAGTACTCTTGACCTATTCAATTAATTTTCCTGTAATTAATTAGGATTAAATTGATTCATTTGGGTAATTTGCATGGCTTAGAGAAATACATCAGGGTCACAGTGCTGCTCTTCATTAGAGATGTTCAAACACTGttccacatttatttttacccaCTAATTACTCAAATTGCTCCTTTGGTACACATGAGAACAGAAATTGAGAACTTAATAACTTTCAGTATATTACGTAGTATTATTAGTCATTTGTCGTACCTTCTGAGGTATCTGAGGAATGTGTTTCATATACAGTCGGGGCAATAAAAAGTTTACAAAATGAGTCACAGAGTGATTAgttcaaaaacatatttgcatgtgttcaTACCAGCTCTTATGTAACTAATACTTATGTATCGCAggcctgaaaatgaaatgcattatgGTGCATTATTAAAGCATGAGTCAGCCTTTGCATAACACATTTGCTTACTAAATAACACCATTATGAGGTTGGATGTTTGTGGAATATCAAGTGTTTTATTCCAAAACACAGCATAGCATTATCATTTATGTATAAAAGTACAGTGACTGTAGGTGTCGTAGTATAGCAACCAAACTTTAAAACACTCATAActttggctttgcaaatgttttataaggCAGTCAAAGTGTTTATACGGCCATCACACAATGCATTTATGAGGAAAGGTGTataaaaaagtgtgtttacaaTGAAGTCCCACAGGGTACCCTATGAATGGTGTTGCAGGTGTTTCCACTTGAGCTAATTAGACCTCTTTTCAGTTTGCTGCAGATAAGCTGAGGTCAGCAGAGTCATTTGTCCCGCCTGATGTAAGAGAAGAGCAAACCTTACAAGGGCTTTAGAGAGATGTCAGTCAGGCATGTGTTTTCACACCAGGATGTTCCTGAGAAAAAGTCTAATCAGCCCAAATAACAGTGCACACCTGTGTTGGTGCACCGTGGGTATTCAGGAGCAAGCCGAGCTGTTACTAAAACTCTCTGGTCCAATTTTATTTTGGACAACCTTATAATCCTTTTCTGATTTCAGATAACACTAATTATAAAGTTTGCAAGTTCCTCTCAAACTTGATGTTACATGGGGGGCGAGAATGATGTAATGCTGTCTGCACCACTGAGCTCGCAGCTGCACTTTTCATTCCAGCAGCAGGAACAGACTCTTCTGATCAGAGGAGGCGGTTGCATTTTCTGGAGACAGATCCCTATTTGGGCAGCTGGTCTGTCCCAATTTAGGCAAGTTATTTAGAGTGGCTTGAACACCAGGGCAATGGAAATAGCTGCTCATACGATTTTAGGCACCCTGATGAGCCAATAAGGGTCAGCTGAGTAGGCAGGTCACGGTGGGTGTTCAAAGAGTATGATGTTGACAGGGAGACACAGGATCAGTCATCAAAGTGTCTCATACCAGCGTCAAAGATGAGATTTTATACACtttaatttacacacacacatgtgtctCCGGGCTACAGTGAAAACAGGGTTGGCTCTGCTGGTGGTCATGCACCTGAAGCTGTTGGGGGACGGCCAAAAGTGCCAGAAGAAAAACTCACGCGCTTCAGGGGTGGACAGACCCAGACGACTACTGATGTAGTTACACATGGGAGGAGAAAACATTAGGTGTGCCTTTACACCTGTCCAACATCTGGCTAGAGGGCATCTCAAACTCCAACATAACATATCTCACTGTTATTTCTGAGTATACTCACAAGGATCCCCTTTGTGATGTTCAGGTTTCAGTAACCAGCTGCTCTGTCAGATCACTTTGAATGTTACAACACGAGGTTTACAATAGTCCTCAAGTCACGCTCACCGTAACGCTCCCTGGTATACAGGAAGTAATTCCAAGATGTGCGACACAATAggcatacttttacttctggaTGCTTCAGCACATTTCACTGctaatatttgtttacatttaccTAAGAGAGATGCTTTCATTACGCCCGTCTCCTCAGTCTCTGTAATCTGCAGCTGCACGCTGACTGACTGGACTGTGAATGTCAGTGGAAGTTCTGGCTGACTGGCTTTTACTGTCGCTACAGAGAGGGACGGCACTTCATTCCTCGATGTTTGTCTTTCTGGCCTGGGCATCGAtttcctctccgtctgtctttATTACTCTGGCTCCCCTCCTGTGTAtacccccaccacacacacacacacacacaccaacacaaatgTCTTAACTCTGCCCTGTCCCCTGGCAGCCGTCTGATCCATATTGACTATCCGTCTTCGTTTAGCTCCCTCACTGTTCCTTATTAAACCTGTAAAGGCTGTCTTGTTCTACCTGTCCGTTCTCCTTTCCACACTcattcttctctccttcctttc contains:
- the cacng7a gene encoding calcium channel, voltage-dependent, gamma subunit 7a isoform X2, with the translated sequence MSSFSTRALTLLSSVFGACGLLLVGVAVSTDYWLLMEEGIVLQQNQTTEVKMALHSGLWRVCFVAGPEKGRCVAAEYFTEPEIEITTENTANILKMVRTATPFPMVSLLFVFTAFVISNIGHIRPQRTILAFVSGIFFILSGLSLVVGLVLYISSINDEVMNRPREPEQFFHYRYGWSFAFAASSFLLKEGAGVMSVYLFMKRYAEEELYRPHPALYRPRMSDCSDYSGQFLHPDSWPPPQRGRSASEVSSDISIQLNQTPPPQQPPKGAVPPPRYHTHMRMSASPC
- the cacng7a gene encoding calcium channel, voltage-dependent, gamma subunit 7a isoform X1, which encodes MSSFSTRALTLLSSVFGACGLLLVGVAVSTDYWLLMEEGIVLQQNQTTEVKMALHSGLWRVCFVAGPEKGRCVAAEYFTEPEIEITTENTANILKMVRTATPFPMVSLLFVFTAFVISNIGHIRPQRTILAFVSGIFFILSGLSLVVGLVLYISSINDEVMNRPREPEQFFHYRYGWSFAFAASSFLLKEGAGVMSVYLFMKRYAEEELYRPHPALYRPRMSDCSDYSGQFLHPDSWPPPQRGRSASEVSSDISIQLNQTPPPQQPPKGGSSSQPTPTSSGPSSAASYQLQPASSSSTSSSYPHPLHLAATSTLPRASHGHGHPQPHPHPSGPPPQSLPMAGPPSAVPPPRYHTHMRMSASPC